The following proteins are encoded in a genomic region of Bacillus sp. FJAT-22090:
- a CDS encoding YveK family protein, which yields MEDTISLQDFFKTLKKRFFLIIISMIFAISVAGVISFFFLTPIYQASTQILVNQQKMEQQPFNSQDIQTNLQLINTYNVIIKSPAILSKVIETLDLETTPTALTKQITVTSEQNSQVVNISVQDPEAFKAVDIANTVAEVFQKEIKVLMKVDNVNILSPAVYMESPSPVKPNPYLNMAIGAVIGLMLGISIAFLLEYLDTTVKSEQDIEELLNLPVLGLISPISAKEMPATIDSIQKRRKKR from the coding sequence ATGGAAGATACTATAAGTTTACAAGATTTTTTTAAAACGCTAAAAAAAAGATTTTTCCTAATAATTATTTCCATGATCTTTGCAATATCTGTTGCAGGAGTAATTAGCTTCTTCTTCCTAACACCCATTTACCAGGCATCGACACAAATACTTGTCAACCAACAAAAAATGGAGCAACAACCGTTCAATTCACAAGACATACAGACAAACTTACAACTTATAAATACATATAATGTCATTATTAAAAGTCCAGCAATTTTATCCAAGGTAATAGAAACCTTGGATCTAGAAACAACACCTACCGCTCTTACCAAACAAATTACTGTCACAAGTGAACAAAATTCTCAAGTTGTTAATATTAGCGTACAAGACCCCGAAGCCTTTAAAGCAGTAGATATAGCCAATACAGTTGCGGAGGTTTTTCAAAAAGAAATAAAAGTTTTGATGAAAGTAGACAATGTCAATATCCTTTCACCAGCTGTCTACATGGAGAGTCCGTCTCCTGTAAAGCCGAATCCTTATTTAAATATGGCTATCGGTGCTGTAATAGGCTTGATGCTTGGAATTAGTATTGCTTTTTTACTTGAATATTTAGATACAACAGTAAAATCAGAGCAAGATATCGAAGAACTTTTAAATCTACCGGTATTAGGCTTAATAAGCCCTATATCTGCAAAAGAAATGCCAGCTACCATTGACTCGATACAAAAACGTAGAAAGAAGAGGTGA
- a CDS encoding S8 family serine peptidase — protein MIFAMFSPIMTASANTGTKPFKQNAPSESTLQLKAAIAEQLNVLDGGPKLHKDLEKLSGNQDVAVIIHLSEKPVALEKGISELKGKAFSTSQQNQVRTKVKAQQTSVKKELSLKNISIKQGYSFDTVLNGFAAVVKANDLPKLLTVQGVTLVEPDTIVYAMEEPKKSKPTNTTLKDKKIEAKMNTSISFLGIEKLWNEGFEGQGIKVAVLDTGIDANHPEFAGIYKGGKNFIPNSSDYTRTRSADDASETSPVERPAGTPEFNARGSAFYTSHGTHVAGTIAAIGANEYGIKGIAPKVDLYAYRVLGAYGSGANSGIVKAIDTAVIEGMDVINLSLGGENNSETDSGSFAINNAMMAGTIAVVATGNSGPNRGTIGTPSTARLGIAVGNTTNPETMYNGEVNVKVGQYNLTKQLQLMGTTFGKDLATQLQGEFDLVAVPGNGEAKDYQGIDVNGKVALISRGSIAFVDKIAHAKANGAVATIIHNFAGGTNAPNASGTFLGDSFAFLPTFDMSQTDGDAIRAALANGAGKVTFGKFGSANTTGDEVNDSSSRGPTTPNFDIKPDVSAPGTNIMSTIPMYKADFPDAVYNEAYDRKTGTSMATPHIAGIAALVQQANPSWNAFDVKVALSNTAKVLNTAKYDVFAQGAGRVNAYAAARPNVLAYALDTAVLDGTGAIVENKKGTVTFGPQSLKENNISVTKQILVKDIKGQGGNYNVTVDTTKTFGDAKLTIDKPTFTLAGEQLLNVTLTASKATAPNGSEILGYIHINGGGSEISLPFAADFGGVAATEIRNMAITGTDLSFNGDGVKDSAVLSFTLTGDVATNYIEIWDIMNPEGGEYGDGYIGYLHAGSSLGKGSYTLNVAGQYKPWGSAPATTIPDGLYTIDFTAQAATGVIGDYVGPVVVKTTKPAITGSVKDGIATGHVTDKYIEYNEELYLYGLEYDLNEKLNASYIATINGNTAAAVDFDLAQDGSFTFPVTAGTDSVTVVIKDAAGNVGEALIYENDNPEPEPVVTLSVNPTKVDLETGGTAQLSVTETTTPAEGTATVKDVTATATYAIADESVAKVSNGLVTAVGKGSTTITITHGKNNVTVNVTVKDPVVIVPGVKLVANKTQIDLEPKKEAQLTIKEVTTRADGTIKQQDVTKAAKYTVANNKVANVKDGLVTAKAVGSTTITAKYGKNEVTIKVDVTEPVVTLVANKTQLDLDPGKEAQLTIKEVTTGADGKTKQQDVTKAATYKVADGKVASVKNGLVTAKAAGSTTITAKYGKNEVTINVTVTAPGVTLTANKTQIDLEPGKEAQLIIKEVTTTADGKTKQVDVTKAATYTVANSKVATVTNGLVIAKAAGTTTISVKYGKNELNVNVNVTEPVVTLIPNKTQIDLEPGKEAQLTIKEVITSADGKTKQSDVTNFATYKVANNKVATVSSGLIKAKAVGSTTITVKYGKNEATVNVTVTEPEVTLTTNKTQIDLEPGKESQLTIKEVTTTVDGKTTERNVTKNATYKVANGQVASVNEGVVKAKATGSSTITVKYGKNELTVNVTVTEPQVTLSVDKTQIDLEPGKEAQLSIKEVTTTADGKTTERDVTTAATYKVADGKVASVTNGLVRAKATGNTTITVKYGKNEVTVNVAVTEPVVTLVANQTQIDLESGKQAQLTLKEVTTTADGRTTERDVTTAATYKVANSKVASVSNGLVSAKEVGSTTISVKYGKNEVTVNVIVKEPELRSIVPNSESSIPGSEAIPTI, from the coding sequence ATGATCTTTGCGATGTTTAGTCCTATAATGACTGCATCTGCAAACACAGGTACAAAGCCATTTAAACAAAATGCTCCTAGCGAAAGCACTTTACAACTAAAAGCAGCAATCGCAGAGCAATTGAATGTGTTGGATGGTGGACCAAAACTACACAAAGATTTAGAAAAACTATCGGGCAATCAAGATGTTGCAGTAATCATACATTTATCTGAAAAACCGGTTGCCCTTGAAAAAGGAATTAGCGAATTAAAAGGGAAAGCATTTTCAACCTCACAACAAAATCAAGTTAGGACGAAAGTAAAAGCACAACAAACATCTGTAAAAAAAGAATTAAGTTTAAAAAATATTTCTATTAAACAAGGTTATTCATTCGATACAGTTTTAAACGGTTTTGCAGCGGTTGTAAAAGCGAATGACCTCCCAAAATTACTTACTGTTCAAGGAGTTACGTTAGTCGAGCCTGATACAATCGTTTATGCGATGGAAGAACCAAAAAAATCTAAACCGACAAATACTACTTTAAAAGATAAGAAAATAGAAGCAAAGATGAATACAAGTATTTCATTCCTAGGAATTGAAAAGCTTTGGAACGAAGGATTTGAAGGACAAGGCATTAAAGTAGCAGTACTTGATACAGGAATCGATGCAAACCACCCAGAATTTGCAGGTATTTATAAAGGTGGAAAGAACTTTATCCCTAATTCATCAGACTATACAAGAACACGTTCGGCTGATGATGCATCGGAAACTTCACCTGTAGAACGTCCTGCAGGAACACCAGAGTTTAATGCTCGAGGAAGTGCATTCTATACATCTCACGGTACGCATGTTGCAGGTACGATCGCAGCAATTGGTGCCAACGAATACGGCATTAAAGGGATTGCTCCTAAAGTGGATCTTTACGCTTATCGTGTGCTTGGAGCATATGGAAGTGGGGCTAATTCTGGAATCGTAAAAGCGATTGACACAGCTGTAATTGAAGGAATGGATGTTATTAACCTATCACTTGGTGGGGAGAATAACTCTGAAACGGATAGCGGATCTTTCGCAATCAATAACGCTATGATGGCTGGAACAATCGCAGTTGTAGCAACAGGTAACTCAGGTCCAAACAGAGGAACAATAGGAACCCCATCTACTGCCCGTTTAGGTATTGCAGTTGGTAACACAACGAACCCAGAAACAATGTACAACGGAGAAGTGAATGTTAAGGTTGGTCAATATAACCTTACTAAGCAATTACAGTTGATGGGAACTACCTTTGGGAAAGACCTAGCAACACAACTTCAAGGGGAATTTGACTTAGTTGCTGTTCCTGGAAACGGTGAAGCGAAGGATTATCAAGGAATCGATGTAAACGGTAAGGTTGCGTTGATCTCTCGTGGTAGCATTGCATTTGTCGATAAAATTGCACATGCAAAAGCAAACGGAGCAGTTGCAACTATTATTCATAACTTTGCTGGTGGTACGAATGCACCAAATGCATCTGGAACGTTTCTAGGTGATTCATTTGCTTTCCTACCGACGTTTGATATGTCCCAAACAGATGGGGATGCAATTCGAGCAGCATTAGCAAACGGAGCAGGAAAAGTTACATTTGGTAAATTTGGCTCTGCTAATACAACTGGAGACGAAGTAAACGACTCAAGTTCCCGTGGACCAACTACTCCTAACTTCGATATCAAGCCAGATGTAAGTGCACCTGGAACGAATATTATGTCTACTATTCCAATGTACAAAGCAGATTTTCCAGATGCTGTTTATAATGAAGCTTATGATCGCAAAACGGGAACATCGATGGCAACACCGCATATCGCAGGGATTGCAGCGCTTGTCCAACAAGCAAATCCAAGTTGGAATGCATTCGATGTAAAAGTAGCACTGTCTAATACAGCAAAAGTGCTGAATACAGCAAAATACGATGTATTCGCTCAAGGTGCTGGACGTGTAAATGCTTATGCAGCAGCTCGTCCGAATGTACTTGCCTATGCTTTAGACACAGCTGTTTTAGACGGAACTGGAGCAATTGTTGAAAATAAGAAAGGTACTGTAACATTCGGTCCACAATCCCTTAAGGAAAATAATATCTCTGTTACGAAACAAATTCTTGTGAAAGATATAAAGGGACAGGGTGGAAATTATAATGTAACGGTTGATACGACAAAAACTTTCGGTGATGCAAAACTAACTATTGATAAACCAACATTCACGTTGGCAGGGGAGCAATTATTAAATGTTACATTGACTGCTTCCAAAGCGACAGCACCAAATGGTTCTGAAATTCTTGGCTATATCCATATTAACGGTGGCGGTTCAGAAATTTCATTGCCATTCGCAGCAGATTTTGGTGGAGTGGCTGCTACTGAAATTAGAAATATGGCTATTACAGGAACGGACTTGTCCTTTAATGGAGATGGTGTGAAAGACAGTGCTGTACTTTCATTCACGTTAACAGGAGATGTAGCAACTAACTATATCGAAATTTGGGACATCATGAATCCTGAAGGTGGGGAATATGGAGATGGCTATATTGGCTACTTGCATGCAGGTTCTTCACTTGGAAAAGGTTCTTATACACTAAATGTGGCAGGGCAATATAAGCCATGGGGCAGTGCGCCTGCAACTACTATTCCAGATGGATTATATACAATTGACTTCACTGCACAGGCAGCTACAGGAGTAATTGGGGACTATGTTGGACCAGTTGTTGTGAAAACAACGAAACCAGCAATTACAGGCTCCGTGAAAGACGGAATAGCAACAGGGCATGTGACTGACAAATATATCGAGTATAATGAAGAACTATATTTGTACGGCTTAGAATATGACTTAAATGAAAAACTTAATGCTTCTTATATTGCAACTATTAATGGTAACACAGCTGCAGCCGTGGACTTTGATTTGGCGCAAGACGGATCATTTACATTCCCTGTAACTGCAGGAACAGATTCCGTGACTGTTGTGATTAAAGATGCAGCAGGCAATGTAGGAGAAGCATTAATATATGAAAATGATAATCCTGAACCAGAACCAGTAGTAACACTTAGTGTAAATCCAACGAAAGTCGATTTAGAAACAGGAGGAACAGCTCAACTTTCTGTTACAGAAACTACAACACCAGCAGAAGGTACAGCGACAGTTAAAGATGTAACTGCAACAGCTACTTACGCTATAGCAGACGAAAGCGTTGCAAAGGTTTCTAACGGCTTAGTAACTGCAGTAGGCAAGGGATCTACAACGATTACCATTACTCATGGTAAAAATAATGTGACTGTAAATGTAACAGTGAAAGATCCAGTAGTTATTGTACCTGGAGTGAAACTAGTTGCAAACAAAACACAAATTGATTTGGAACCTAAAAAAGAAGCACAACTGACAATTAAAGAAGTAACAACAAGAGCAGATGGAACAATAAAACAGCAAGACGTCACAAAGGCTGCTAAGTACACAGTTGCAAATAATAAAGTCGCTAACGTAAAAGATGGTTTAGTAACAGCAAAAGCTGTAGGAAGTACAACAATCACTGCTAAATACGGTAAAAACGAAGTAACTATCAAAGTGGATGTTACAGAACCAGTAGTGACCTTAGTTGCAAACAAAACACAACTTGATTTGGATCCAGGAAAAGAAGCACAACTGACAATTAAAGAAGTAACAACAGGAGCAGATGGAAAAACAAAACAGCAAGATGTAACAAAAGCTGCAACGTATAAAGTAGCAGACGGTAAAGTGGCTTCCGTAAAAAACGGTTTAGTAACAGCAAAAGCTGCAGGAAGTACAACAATTACCGCTAAATACGGTAAAAATGAAGTAACTATAAATGTCACTGTTACAGCACCTGGAGTAACACTAACTGCAAACAAAACACAAATTGATTTAGAACCTGGAAAAGAAGCACAACTGATTATTAAAGAAGTAACAACAACAGCAGATGGAAAAACAAAACAGGTAGATGTAACAAAAGCTGCAACGTATACAGTAGCAAACAGTAAAGTGGCTACCGTTACTAATGGTTTAGTAATAGCAAAAGCAGCAGGAACTACAACAATCAGCGTGAAATACGGTAAAAATGAATTAAATGTAAATGTGAATGTAACAGAGCCAGTTGTAACTCTAATTCCAAACAAAACACAAATTGATTTGGAACCTGGAAAAGAAGCGCAACTGACAATTAAAGAAGTAATCACTTCGGCAGATGGAAAAACAAAACAGTCAGACGTTACAAATTTTGCAACATATAAAGTAGCAAATAATAAAGTGGCTACTGTTAGTAGTGGTCTGATAAAAGCAAAAGCCGTCGGAAGTACAACAATTACTGTTAAATACGGTAAAAATGAAGCAACTGTCAATGTGACTGTAACAGAACCAGAAGTAACACTAACAACAAACAAAACACAAATTGATTTAGAGCCTGGAAAAGAATCTCAACTAACAATTAAAGAAGTAACGACAACGGTAGATGGAAAAACAACAGAAAGAAATGTTACAAAAAATGCTACGTATAAAGTAGCTAATGGGCAAGTGGCTTCCGTAAATGAAGGAGTAGTAAAAGCAAAAGCTACAGGAAGTTCAACAATCACTGTTAAATACGGTAAAAATGAACTCACTGTAAATGTCACTGTTACTGAACCACAAGTGACACTAAGTGTAGACAAAACCCAAATTGATTTGGAACCTGGAAAAGAAGCGCAATTGTCAATTAAGGAAGTAACGACAACGGCGGATGGTAAAACAACAGAAAGAGATGTTACAACCGCTGCAACTTATAAAGTAGCAGATGGTAAAGTGGCTTCTGTAACTAATGGTTTAGTAAGAGCAAAAGCAACAGGAAACACAACAATTACTGTTAAATACGGTAAAAATGAAGTAACTGTAAATGTGGCTGTTACAGAACCAGTAGTGACTCTAGTGGCTAACCAAACCCAAATTGATTTAGAATCTGGAAAACAAGCACAACTGACACTTAAGGAAGTAACGACAACAGCGGATGGAAGAACAACAGAAAGAGATGTTACAACGGCCGCAACTTATAAAGTAGCAAATAGTAAAGTGGCTTCCGTAAGTAATGGTTTAGTGAGTGCGAAAGAAGTAGGAAGCACAACAATTTCCGTTAAATACGGTAAAAATGAAGTAACTGTAAATGTGATTGTTAAAGAACCAGAATTGAGATCTATAGTACCAAATTCAGAATCTTCGATTCCAGGTTCTGAAGCAATTCCGACAATTTAA